A window from Salminus brasiliensis chromosome 7, fSalBra1.hap2, whole genome shotgun sequence encodes these proteins:
- the LOC140559714 gene encoding uncharacterized protein isoform X3 produces the protein MAVELVLLLALISSSVGNANNRLVDLECKPADGVVGQTTNISCSFIASVADQHITVITVFVYKNGQKDPLFTIKNGSESGDARFRLPSVSDPSLELTDTALTDEGEYLYMLLTNRGIIKDGVFRISVTAKYNEPATNSWPENIVEGQGANLYCNASGGYPAGVIHWFDKINTDWTKSATLTIKEGEDKLLQLSSKLSFPSIDPSWAPFRCVVLNSRNVQEGESTFQLKMTGDDPGSPVTVTVGVVVGGFIVIVALIALLFYRKRIQRHSAEHNAEAEDEDEDEDEDEAEAEDEAEDEDEAEDEEDDTEEQDGTEQLLE, from the exons ATGGCtgtggagctcgtcctgctccTCGCGCTGATCTCCTCCTCTGTGGGAAACGCCAATAACA GGCTGGTGGACCTGGAATGTAAGCCTGCTGATGGAGTCGTTGGGCAGACCACAAACATCTCCTGCTCTTTTATAGCTTCTGTTGCAGATCAGCACATTACTGTCATTACAGTGTTTGTCTATAAGAATGGTCAAAAAGATCCACTGTTTACAATTAAAAACGGCAGTGAATCTGGAGACGCTCGATTTAGACTTCCATCTGTGAGCGATCCGTCTCTGGAGCTGACCGACACTGCACTCACAGATGAAGGAGAGTACCTGTACATGCTTTTAACCAATCGTGGCATCATTAAAGACGGAGTGTTCAGGATCAGCGTCACAG CCAAGTACAATGAACCAGCCACCAACTCCTGGCCAGAAAACATTGTGGAAGGTCAGGGCGCCAACCTTTACTGCAATGCTAGTGGCGGCTATCCAGCAGGGGTCATTCACTGGTTTGACAAAATCAACACTGACTGGACGAAGAGTGCCACACTGACGATCAAAGAGGGTGAGGACAAACTGCTGCAGTTGTCCAGCAAACTGTCCTTCCCCTCGATCGACCCGAGCTGGGCGCCCTTCAGGTGTGTGGTCCTCAACAGCAGAAACGTCCAGGAAGGAGAGAGCACGTTCCAGCTGAAGATGACGG GTGATGATCCAGGTTCTCCAGTTACTGTGACTGTTGGTGTGGTAGTCGGTGGCTTCATTGTCATCGTTGCCTTAATTGCGCTCCTGTTCTACAGAAAACGCATTCAGC GACATTCTGCTGAGCATAACGCTGAggctgaggatgaggatgaggatgaggatgaggatgaggctgaggctgaggatgaggctgaggatgaggatgaggctgaggatgaggaggatgacACGG AAGAGCAGGACGGTACTGAGCAGCTGCTGGAATGA
- the LOC140559714 gene encoding uncharacterized protein isoform X4: MAVELVLLLALISSSVGNANNRLVDLECKPADGVVGQTTNISCSFIASVADQHITVITVFVYKNGQKDPLFTIKNGSESGDARFRLPSVSDPSLELTDTALTDEGEYLYMLLTNRGIIKDGVFRISVTAKYNEPATNSWPENIVEGQGANLYCNASGGYPAGVIHWFDKINTDWTKSATLTIKEGEDKLLQLSSKLSFPSIDPSWAPFRCVVLNSRNVQEGESTFQLKMTGDDPGSPVTVTVGVVVGGFIVIVALIALLFYRKRIQRHSAEHNAEAEDEDEDEDEDEAEAEDEAEDEDEAEDEEDDTEQDGTEQLLE, from the exons ATGGCtgtggagctcgtcctgctccTCGCGCTGATCTCCTCCTCTGTGGGAAACGCCAATAACA GGCTGGTGGACCTGGAATGTAAGCCTGCTGATGGAGTCGTTGGGCAGACCACAAACATCTCCTGCTCTTTTATAGCTTCTGTTGCAGATCAGCACATTACTGTCATTACAGTGTTTGTCTATAAGAATGGTCAAAAAGATCCACTGTTTACAATTAAAAACGGCAGTGAATCTGGAGACGCTCGATTTAGACTTCCATCTGTGAGCGATCCGTCTCTGGAGCTGACCGACACTGCACTCACAGATGAAGGAGAGTACCTGTACATGCTTTTAACCAATCGTGGCATCATTAAAGACGGAGTGTTCAGGATCAGCGTCACAG CCAAGTACAATGAACCAGCCACCAACTCCTGGCCAGAAAACATTGTGGAAGGTCAGGGCGCCAACCTTTACTGCAATGCTAGTGGCGGCTATCCAGCAGGGGTCATTCACTGGTTTGACAAAATCAACACTGACTGGACGAAGAGTGCCACACTGACGATCAAAGAGGGTGAGGACAAACTGCTGCAGTTGTCCAGCAAACTGTCCTTCCCCTCGATCGACCCGAGCTGGGCGCCCTTCAGGTGTGTGGTCCTCAACAGCAGAAACGTCCAGGAAGGAGAGAGCACGTTCCAGCTGAAGATGACGG GTGATGATCCAGGTTCTCCAGTTACTGTGACTGTTGGTGTGGTAGTCGGTGGCTTCATTGTCATCGTTGCCTTAATTGCGCTCCTGTTCTACAGAAAACGCATTCAGC GACATTCTGCTGAGCATAACGCTGAggctgaggatgaggatgaggatgaggatgaggatgaggctgaggctgaggatgaggctgaggatgaggatgaggctgaggatgaggaggatgacACGG AGCAGGACGGTACTGAGCAGCTGCTGGAATGA
- the LOC140559714 gene encoding uncharacterized protein isoform X1, with the protein MAVELVLLLALISSSVGNANNRLVDLECKPADGVVGQTTNISCSFIASVADQHITVITVFVYKNGQKDPLFTIKNGSESGDARFRLPSVSDPSLELTDTALTDEGEYLYMLLTNRGIIKDGVFRISVTAKYNEPATNSWPENIVEGQGANLYCNASGGYPAGVIHWFDKINTDWTKSATLTIKEGEDKLLQLSSKLSFPSIDPSWAPFRCVVLNSRNVQEGESTFQLKMTGDDPGSPVTVTVGVVVGGFIVIVALIALLFYRKRIQRKYHQHSERMTVTCSSLRLQKGRSYCRRQANHKEKCVNSAELRKDVLLTPFREV; encoded by the exons ATGGCtgtggagctcgtcctgctccTCGCGCTGATCTCCTCCTCTGTGGGAAACGCCAATAACA GGCTGGTGGACCTGGAATGTAAGCCTGCTGATGGAGTCGTTGGGCAGACCACAAACATCTCCTGCTCTTTTATAGCTTCTGTTGCAGATCAGCACATTACTGTCATTACAGTGTTTGTCTATAAGAATGGTCAAAAAGATCCACTGTTTACAATTAAAAACGGCAGTGAATCTGGAGACGCTCGATTTAGACTTCCATCTGTGAGCGATCCGTCTCTGGAGCTGACCGACACTGCACTCACAGATGAAGGAGAGTACCTGTACATGCTTTTAACCAATCGTGGCATCATTAAAGACGGAGTGTTCAGGATCAGCGTCACAG CCAAGTACAATGAACCAGCCACCAACTCCTGGCCAGAAAACATTGTGGAAGGTCAGGGCGCCAACCTTTACTGCAATGCTAGTGGCGGCTATCCAGCAGGGGTCATTCACTGGTTTGACAAAATCAACACTGACTGGACGAAGAGTGCCACACTGACGATCAAAGAGGGTGAGGACAAACTGCTGCAGTTGTCCAGCAAACTGTCCTTCCCCTCGATCGACCCGAGCTGGGCGCCCTTCAGGTGTGTGGTCCTCAACAGCAGAAACGTCCAGGAAGGAGAGAGCACGTTCCAGCTGAAGATGACGG GTGATGATCCAGGTTCTCCAGTTACTGTGACTGTTGGTGTGGTAGTCGGTGGCTTCATTGTCATCGTTGCCTTAATTGCGCTCCTGTTCTACAGAAAACGCATTCAGCGTAAGTATCATCAGCATTCAGAACGTATGACTGTCACATGCTCTTCTCTGAGGCTTCAGAAAGGAAGAAGTTACTGCAGGAGACAAGCTAACCACAAGGAGAAATGTGTCAATTCAGCAGAACTGAGAAAAGATGTACTTTTGACCCCATTCAGAGAAGTGTGA
- the LOC140559714 gene encoding uncharacterized protein isoform X5 — MAVELVLLLALISSSVGNANNRLVDLECKPADGVVGQTTNISCSFIASVADQHITVITVFVYKNGQKDPLFTIKNGSESGDARFRLPSVSDPSLELTDTALTDEGEYLYMLLTNRGIIKDGVFRISVTAKYNEPATNSWPENIVEGQGANLYCNASGGYPAGVIHWFDKINTDWTKSATLTIKEGEDKLLQLSSKLSFPSIDPSWAPFRCVVLNSRNVQEGESTFQLKMTGDDPGSPVTVTVGVVVGGFIVIVALIALLFYRKRIQRVRRPSAQPILSMFLNMFVIWSICGFGPGDFRNGF, encoded by the exons ATGGCtgtggagctcgtcctgctccTCGCGCTGATCTCCTCCTCTGTGGGAAACGCCAATAACA GGCTGGTGGACCTGGAATGTAAGCCTGCTGATGGAGTCGTTGGGCAGACCACAAACATCTCCTGCTCTTTTATAGCTTCTGTTGCAGATCAGCACATTACTGTCATTACAGTGTTTGTCTATAAGAATGGTCAAAAAGATCCACTGTTTACAATTAAAAACGGCAGTGAATCTGGAGACGCTCGATTTAGACTTCCATCTGTGAGCGATCCGTCTCTGGAGCTGACCGACACTGCACTCACAGATGAAGGAGAGTACCTGTACATGCTTTTAACCAATCGTGGCATCATTAAAGACGGAGTGTTCAGGATCAGCGTCACAG CCAAGTACAATGAACCAGCCACCAACTCCTGGCCAGAAAACATTGTGGAAGGTCAGGGCGCCAACCTTTACTGCAATGCTAGTGGCGGCTATCCAGCAGGGGTCATTCACTGGTTTGACAAAATCAACACTGACTGGACGAAGAGTGCCACACTGACGATCAAAGAGGGTGAGGACAAACTGCTGCAGTTGTCCAGCAAACTGTCCTTCCCCTCGATCGACCCGAGCTGGGCGCCCTTCAGGTGTGTGGTCCTCAACAGCAGAAACGTCCAGGAAGGAGAGAGCACGTTCCAGCTGAAGATGACGG GTGATGATCCAGGTTCTCCAGTTACTGTGACTGTTGGTGTGGTAGTCGGTGGCTTCATTGTCATCGTTGCCTTAATTGCGCTCCTGTTCTACAGAAAACGCATTCAGC GAGTCAGAAGACCTTCTGCTCAGCCTATTCTGAGTATGTTCCTCAATATGTTCGTTATTTGGAGTATCTGTGGTTTTGGGCCGGGTGATTTTCGCAATGGTTTCTAG
- the LOC140559714 gene encoding uncharacterized protein isoform X2 yields MAFVKPAQSPTISLELIKDSRLVDLECKPADGVVGQTTNISCSFIASVADQHITVITVFVYKNGQKDPLFTIKNGSESGDARFRLPSVSDPSLELTDTALTDEGEYLYMLLTNRGIIKDGVFRISVTAKYNEPATNSWPENIVEGQGANLYCNASGGYPAGVIHWFDKINTDWTKSATLTIKEGEDKLLQLSSKLSFPSIDPSWAPFRCVVLNSRNVQEGESTFQLKMTGDDPGSPVTVTVGVVVGGFIVIVALIALLFYRKRIQRKYHQHSERMTVTCSSLRLQKGRSYCRRQANHKEKCVNSAELRKDVLLTPFREV; encoded by the exons ATGGCTTTTGTGAAACCAGCCCAGTCCCCCACAATATCCCTGGAGCTCATTAAGGAttcaa GGCTGGTGGACCTGGAATGTAAGCCTGCTGATGGAGTCGTTGGGCAGACCACAAACATCTCCTGCTCTTTTATAGCTTCTGTTGCAGATCAGCACATTACTGTCATTACAGTGTTTGTCTATAAGAATGGTCAAAAAGATCCACTGTTTACAATTAAAAACGGCAGTGAATCTGGAGACGCTCGATTTAGACTTCCATCTGTGAGCGATCCGTCTCTGGAGCTGACCGACACTGCACTCACAGATGAAGGAGAGTACCTGTACATGCTTTTAACCAATCGTGGCATCATTAAAGACGGAGTGTTCAGGATCAGCGTCACAG CCAAGTACAATGAACCAGCCACCAACTCCTGGCCAGAAAACATTGTGGAAGGTCAGGGCGCCAACCTTTACTGCAATGCTAGTGGCGGCTATCCAGCAGGGGTCATTCACTGGTTTGACAAAATCAACACTGACTGGACGAAGAGTGCCACACTGACGATCAAAGAGGGTGAGGACAAACTGCTGCAGTTGTCCAGCAAACTGTCCTTCCCCTCGATCGACCCGAGCTGGGCGCCCTTCAGGTGTGTGGTCCTCAACAGCAGAAACGTCCAGGAAGGAGAGAGCACGTTCCAGCTGAAGATGACGG GTGATGATCCAGGTTCTCCAGTTACTGTGACTGTTGGTGTGGTAGTCGGTGGCTTCATTGTCATCGTTGCCTTAATTGCGCTCCTGTTCTACAGAAAACGCATTCAGCGTAAGTATCATCAGCATTCAGAACGTATGACTGTCACATGCTCTTCTCTGAGGCTTCAGAAAGGAAGAAGTTACTGCAGGAGACAAGCTAACCACAAGGAGAAATGTGTCAATTCAGCAGAACTGAGAAAAGATGTACTTTTGACCCCATTCAGAGAAGTGTGA